From a region of the Actinopolymorpha singaporensis genome:
- a CDS encoding alpha/beta hydrolase family protein, with amino-acid sequence MKPADLGLVRTPGPPTLSPDGRTAVVAVTRLDLEADAYRAQLWTVPTDGAEPARPLTHGWSDQAPSFSPDGRWLAFLRAAGKSGKEARPQLYVMPTDGGDARPVTTVEHHPLGAGAPVWSPDSTRIAYVARVPDEGRYGTREDVAPEQEPPRRITSLRYRLDGVGFVLDRRPQVFVVDPFHDGPAPVQVTSGDFDHADVAWSPDSSLLAFTSARHDGRDRDLRGDVFVCTPDGKDPRQLTDTTLSVSQPAFGPDGRTVYFLGSEVGPSGLDFVARHTGLYAVPADAAEGTPTRLTPGETHHHGDSTGRTVVTADGVLFGNENRGAVDLLLVPFDGGEPRLVLGGQRQAVGFDAAAGVVVASVTTGDSAGELVAVSDGTERALTAFGSELARTGRVRVPEELDATAPDGYPVHGWLVRPEGPGPHPVLLLIHGGPFAQYGWTLLDEAQVYAGAGYAVVMGNPRGSSGYGQAHGAAIRYDVGERSAADLHALLDHALATRPDLDADRIGVMGGSHGGFMTTWLAGHSDRFRAAISERAVNAPDSFTGSSDIGWYFAEQYYGDADLRARRSPLAAADDISIPMLIIHSEHDWRCPVEQAQRLFVALKLRGVETELLLFPGEGHELSRSGLPSHRIARFDAILDWWERHLRTS; translated from the coding sequence ATGAAGCCTGCTGATCTTGGCCTGGTGCGTACTCCCGGCCCGCCTACTCTCTCCCCGGACGGGCGCACCGCCGTCGTGGCCGTCACCCGGCTCGACCTCGAAGCCGACGCCTACCGCGCCCAGCTGTGGACCGTGCCGACCGACGGCGCCGAGCCCGCCCGGCCGCTCACCCACGGCTGGAGCGACCAGGCGCCGTCCTTCTCCCCCGACGGGCGGTGGCTGGCGTTCCTGCGCGCGGCCGGGAAGAGCGGCAAGGAAGCGAGGCCGCAGCTGTACGTCATGCCCACCGACGGCGGCGACGCGCGGCCGGTGACCACGGTCGAGCACCACCCGCTCGGCGCCGGCGCACCGGTCTGGAGCCCGGACTCGACCCGGATCGCCTACGTCGCGAGGGTTCCCGACGAGGGCCGCTACGGCACCCGGGAGGACGTCGCGCCCGAGCAGGAGCCGCCGCGCCGGATCACCAGCCTGCGGTACCGCCTGGACGGCGTGGGCTTCGTCCTCGACCGGCGGCCGCAGGTCTTCGTCGTCGACCCGTTCCACGACGGGCCGGCACCGGTGCAGGTGACCTCGGGCGACTTCGACCACGCCGACGTCGCGTGGAGCCCCGACTCCAGCCTGCTGGCGTTCACCAGTGCGCGCCACGACGGCCGGGACCGCGACCTGCGTGGCGACGTGTTCGTGTGTACGCCGGACGGCAAGGACCCGCGCCAGCTCACCGACACCACGCTCAGCGTGAGCCAGCCGGCGTTCGGGCCGGACGGTCGTACGGTGTACTTCCTCGGCAGCGAGGTCGGCCCGAGCGGGCTGGACTTCGTGGCCCGCCACACCGGGCTGTACGCGGTGCCCGCCGACGCGGCCGAGGGCACCCCGACCCGGCTCACCCCGGGCGAGACCCACCACCACGGCGACAGCACCGGGCGTACGGTCGTCACCGCGGACGGCGTGCTGTTCGGCAACGAGAACCGCGGCGCCGTGGATCTGTTGCTGGTCCCGTTCGACGGCGGTGAGCCCCGCCTGGTGTTGGGCGGGCAGCGGCAGGCCGTCGGCTTCGACGCGGCTGCCGGAGTGGTGGTGGCCAGCGTCACCACGGGCGACAGCGCCGGTGAGCTCGTCGCCGTCAGCGACGGGACCGAGCGTGCCCTCACCGCCTTCGGATCGGAGCTGGCGCGAACCGGGCGGGTGCGCGTCCCGGAGGAGCTCGACGCCACCGCACCGGACGGCTACCCCGTGCACGGTTGGCTCGTCCGGCCCGAGGGGCCCGGCCCGCACCCGGTCCTGCTGCTGATCCACGGCGGTCCGTTCGCGCAGTACGGCTGGACGCTGCTGGACGAGGCGCAGGTCTACGCCGGAGCGGGCTACGCGGTGGTGATGGGCAACCCACGCGGCTCCTCCGGCTACGGCCAGGCACACGGCGCCGCCATCCGGTACGACGTCGGCGAGCGTTCCGCGGCCGACCTGCACGCGCTCCTGGACCATGCCCTGGCCACCCGACCGGACCTCGACGCGGACCGGATCGGTGTGATGGGCGGGTCGCACGGCGGCTTCATGACCACCTGGCTGGCCGGGCACTCCGACAGGTTCCGGGCGGCGATCAGCGAACGCGCGGTCAACGCGCCGGACAGCTTCACCGGCTCCAGCGACATCGGGTGGTACTTCGCCGAGCAGTACTACGGCGACGCCGACCTACGTGCCCGGCGGTCCCCGCTGGCCGCCGCCGACGACATCTCGATCCCGATGCTGATCATCCACTCCGAGCACGACTGGCGGTGCCCGGTCGAACAGGCACAGCGACTGTTCGTGGCACTGAAGCTGCGGGGCGTGGAGACCGAGTTGCTCCTCTTCCCCGGCGAGGGACACGAGCTGTCCCGGTCGGGCCTGCCCAGCCACCGGATAGCCCGCTTCGACGCCATCCTCGACTGGTGGGAACGCCACCTGCGGACCAGTTGA